A stretch of Candidatus Methylomirabilota bacterium DNA encodes these proteins:
- a CDS encoding carboxylesterase: protein MSELLETVEIESGPSPRASIIWLHGLGADGHDFEPIVPELGLLGSLPVRFVFPHAPLMPVTINGFAVMRAWYDVTGDGREDEAGIRASQSCVEALVAREKASGIGAASIVLAGFSQGGAVALQTGLRYPERLAGLLALSTYLPLADRLAAEASPANRTVPILMCHGLHDPLIPLARASQSRDALRALGYAVEWKEYPMPHTVCAEEIADIGRWLRRVLASP from the coding sequence ATGAGCGAGCTGCTCGAAACCGTCGAGATCGAGTCCGGCCCCTCGCCGCGTGCCTCCATCATCTGGCTGCATGGGCTGGGAGCCGACGGACATGACTTCGAGCCCATCGTGCCCGAGCTCGGACTTCTGGGCTCCCTACCCGTTCGGTTCGTCTTTCCACACGCGCCCCTCATGCCGGTCACCATCAATGGCTTTGCTGTGATGCGGGCCTGGTACGACGTCACCGGCGATGGGCGCGAGGACGAGGCCGGCATCCGGGCCTCCCAGTCATGCGTCGAGGCCCTGGTGGCGCGGGAGAAAGCCAGCGGCATCGGCGCCGCCTCCATCGTCCTGGCCGGGTTCTCTCAGGGCGGCGCCGTCGCGCTTCAAACCGGGCTCCGCTACCCCGAGCGACTCGCCGGCCTTCTCGCCCTCTCGACCTATCTGCCTCTCGCCGACAGGCTGGCCGCCGAGGCGAGCCCCGCGAACCGCACCGTCCCCATCCTGATGTGCCACGGCCTCCACGATCCGCTCATCCCGCTGGCCAGGGCTTCACAGTCCCGCGACGCGCTACGAGCGCTCGGCTACGCGGTGGAGTGGAAGGAATACCCGATGCCGCACACGGTCTGCGCGGAAGAGATCGCGGACATCGGTCGCTGGCTCCGCAGAGTCCTCGCGTCGCCCTAG